The genomic DNA CGTCGTccgcgttgttgttgttgttgttattgttttgctcGCCGGCTTCTGCATTACAGCTGatacggtgatggtggtgctggttgCCATGGAAATCGATTGCCGACAGGTGACCGTTGACATTTGCCGTTGTTGCTGGGGGACGATTGTTGTTGACGGCAGCACCCGGAAGCACGTTGTTATTGCTCGAATGCCCCCCAGCATCTGTGCCGCCACCTGTTGGAGCTAGCGATGGGACGAACCCGTAGTAACCGTTGGATGATCCGTTGAAGTAGCCAACCGGCTGGAAATCGTCGCACATGGCAACGGTTCCACCAAAACGATGGTACGGGTACACCGacaactgctgctgttgttgctggcgaTGGAGCTGcggctgctggtggtgttgcgCGGTTGGTGGTGATTGAACCCGGCCGAAAGGGCAATCACCCGCGTTCATGTTTCCACCGCTAGTGCCATTActaccgccaccaccagctcCGCCACCGCTGACcgtttggtgctgctgctgcatctcgTGATGGTAGGCCGCGGTAAGCATGTCGGTAATGCTCATGTCGTTCGCGGAGGTGGTACTGTTGTTTCTTCCGGGTGGGGGTGCACCAACACCCCCAGCGGACGGCCC from Anopheles stephensi strain Indian chromosome 2, UCI_ANSTEP_V1.0, whole genome shotgun sequence includes the following:
- the LOC118503045 gene encoding RCC1 domain-containing protein DDB_G0279253-like isoform X2, producing MVFASYNSASYLLPLDNDQSVSFYRNENRLFPTAIGPSAGGVGAPPPGRNNSTTSANDMSITDMLTAAYHHEMQQQHQTVSGGGAGGGGSNGTSGGNMNAGDCPFGRVQSPPTAQHHQQPQLHRQQQQQQLSVYPYHRFGGTVAMCDDFQPVGYFNGSSNGYYGFVPSLAPTGGGTDAGGHSSNNNVLPGAAVNNNRPPATTANVNGHLSAIDFHGNQHHHHRISCNAEAGEQNNNNNNNNADDEGIFHVQPFAAQQIPRKRKELNQPEDEEMDTNVQLTAGGHQYPKRRKTDPETVAVDGGMGFPVPTSVSFAGHHAAVGGVSYQHQAEVHNPAVDEMECQDQPAQQHPAVTLQPTTNGFHAVDVHHPAGQQPTSKKEG